CGGTGtggttgcctaccttcaccacttggtgtcggaccgtcaggaagttcaggacccagttacacagggACGGGTTCTGACCCATGGCCCTGAGCGTAGTGATGAGTttagagggtactgtggtgttgaaggccgagctgtagtcgatgaacagcattcttacataggtatttctcttgtccaagtgggatagggcagtgtgcagtgcactGGCGATTTCATAAACTATGGTTCGGGAATCAAAGTGAGCCCTGGGCATGTTAGAGGTGGGTCACGAGTTATGAGAATACATCTATAATCACACAATTATTTCTTAGTTTGGGCCTATGGAGGACGATTTGGGACACGGATGGACGGTTAGTTTCTAATTTGGGTATCAAGCTGAAAAGGTTTAAGGTGTAAGGAGGTGATATGGTCTCTAACtcgcctctcaaagcacttcatagtaACAGACCTGAGTGGtgcggggcgatagtcatttagttcagtttccttcgctttcttgggcgcAAGAACAACACGAACAGCATTTCCAGTTTAGCTACGTGGATGTGCTCGTGTCAGCACCGTGGGCAGAATAGACCCTGCTCTCTATAAGGAGCGGTTCCTGGGATATCATTACTGACGGACACCAACAGCTAAGCCACAGACAGAGACAAGGTTCACCTTCGAGctcactcttcttctctcccccccccctcccctctggtccctctgtcctgctctcacttcctctcctctctgtcctcaatTCCTTCTCTCGTTCTCGTAGGCGGGAGGAATGGGGTAAAGGGCGAGTCAGGTGCCAGTGATGATGAGCTGGCGTCTGACGTGCTCAGTCACTACAGCAGCGCCAGCGAGAGCGCTTCAGTCGTGGACGAGGCCACTGGtgggtgcgcacacacacacacacacacacaccacacacacacacacacacacacacacacaccacacaacaccacacacacacacacacacagcatcatcaTTATCTTGTCCACCACAGGGGGAGGTGGTGAACCAGTAGATGAACAGACTGcccaggaggagacagaggacaagCTGAAACAATGCATAGATAACCTGATGGACAAAAGGTGCGTCTCACAGGATTTCAAATGTTTTTATGAAAGGACTTATTGTACACATTCTAACTGCACAAAAAAGGAAAGCCACCGATGTTGCTAGTACTTTCCTAAATGGACATTAGGAACATGgggtgtcttcagaaagtattcaaacctcttgactttttccacgttttgtcgttaaagcctgaattcgaaaattgatttaatttacaTTGTTTgccattggcctacacacaataatatccccgtaatgtcaaagtggaattatgtttacacaatgcaaatagtctgggtaaccatttggttacctgttcagagtcttatggcttgggggtaaaaactgttgagaagcctttttgtcctagacttggcactcccggtaccgcttgccatgcggtagtagagagaccagtctgactgtatagccattcactacaaagatacaggtgttcttcctaactcagttgccggagaggaaggaaacctctcagggatttcaccatgaggccaatggtgactttaaaacagttaaatggctatgataggagaaaactgaggatggatcaagaacattgtagttactccacaatactaacctaattgacagagtgaaaagaaggaagcctgtacagaataaaaaatattacaaaacatgcatcctgttgcaataagacactaaagtcaaactgcaaaaaatgtagcaCGAAATTGACTTTGTCCTGCAcataaagcattatgtttggggcaaacacaacacaacacatcagcatggtggtggctgcatggTGTTATGGGTTATGGAGCTaggcacaggcaaaattctagaggaaaacctggtttgttgctttccaacagacaccagGAGTCAAATTCACCCTTCCACAGGACAGTAACCTAAGacacaaggccaaatgtacactggagttgcttaccaagacaacattgaatgtttttgagtggcctagttacagtttggacttaaatctgcttgaaaatcgatggcaagacttgaaatggCGGTTCTAGcatgatcaacaaacaacttgagagcttaaagaatttttaaagctaatgtgcaaatattgtacaatccaagtgtgcaaagctcttagacttacccagaaagaccacAGCTATAAtccactgccaaaggtgattctaacatgtattgactgcatactaatctaatcaagatatattagtgttttatttttcattgatatgtagattttatttgattttgcacattttccattgagagagtattttgtgtagatcgttgacaaaaaacaaaTGACAAGTCCACTCTAATCCCACTCTGTAAAAACTCAAGTGGTGCGAATACTTCAACAACGGTGTAAGAGTTGTCCTCTCGTAACGACAGCGTTAGGCAGAGCTGTGTAGAGACGTACTGACGTGGCCCTTCCTCCCGTCCCTCTCAGTGCAAAGACGCGCCTGGCAGCCCTAGATTCTCTGGGAGGGGCCTTTTCCTCCAAGCTGCTCTATGACTTCCTGATAGAGAGACGCCTCACAGTCAGCGACTGCTTGGAGAGGAGCCTGCGCAAGGGTGAGACGCCACAGCACTGTGTGTGGGTTGGGGTCTATGAATTACGGTGGTAAATGTAGTCAAACGTACATCACTTTAGGTGGCGCTGGCCTGAGTCAAAACTTGAAAGATGATTAGGACTTAGACTATTACTCTACCGTACCTTTATTTGGCTGAAATGTAACTATTTCTATCCAGAATGGACCTTTCATCGAGTCTGAATTTAGGCTCTACGAATTCAGTTGATCTTCTGATTGACCAAGTCCCGCGATAGCCTGACTTCTCTTGTCGAGCTTGTAAAAAGGGatctacccctccaccctttCCATCCCTCTACTCTGTTTCTGTcccttctctcctttcttctctctcagGTGGTGGAGAGGAGCAGGCTGCAGCGGCCACAGTGTGCCGCCCAGCTGTGCGTGCAGCTCGGCGGGGGGGACGAGGGTGAGGAGGGTTTCAAGATCCTCCGGCCCGTCCTCAGCGCCATCATGATTGACGGCTGTGCCAGTGTGTCCGCCCGCCAGAGCGTGAGTGTCACCATTGGCCTTCGTCACACTCTGTTGTCGACGGCAGTTTTTCCACTAAGAGTGCATTCTTGTAAGTCGCCGTTTTTAAGTTGTTCATCCCTCTTGCAGTGTGCCCGAGCGCTGGGTATGTGCTGCTACGTTTCTGCTGCGGAAGACGGAGAGGTGAGGTTCTCTAGAAATCCTTTTCATTCTATTTCTCTGTAGCTGGAAAAGAGAAAATCAGTATTGAAAATAGTATGGAAAATCAAGATCCAGAAATTGAATCTGAATGTATGGttaactctttctctctcgctttttgTCTCTGTCATTATTTTTTCCATTTTCCCTCTGTGGCAGGACTTGGTGAAATCCATGAGTCACTGGAGAGTGTATTCACCATGTCGTACCCCAACCGCGAGGGCACCCTGCCCACCCCCAATGCCGGTGCCCCAGGGGCTCCACAGCGCCGCCCTGCATTTCTGGGCCCTGCTCGTCACCCTCTGCCCCGCCTCCCGCCTTAATGTGCTGCTGGACCTgtgagtgacacacacagacacacaggggcTGCGTCTTAAATGACACCCCCGTTCCCCATTTAGTGCCGTAGTCCTGTACTGCATATTTGACTAAAGAAGTGTACTGTATGgccactacatggggaatagggtgctatatgaGACACAACCGGGATCTGAATATATAACCTGCCACGTTGCTCAGCTCACGTCCTTGGTCTCCTCTTGTGCTCAGACATCTACCCAAGCTACAGGCCTGCCTGGAGAGCAGCGACGTGAACTACAGGATAGCTGTGGGGGAGACCATAGCCTTGCTTGTTGAACTGGGAAGAGATATAGACAGGGTATGTTTTGCCTAATGAACAACCAGGGGCTGTATGTATCAAGCAtatgagtaggagtgctgatttaggatccgTTTTGCCTTCTAGACCACAATGAATATGATTACATGGACAtgggggggacctgatccgagATCAGCACCGACGTTCTCAGACACTTTGTAATACAGGCCCTGGTTGTACTCGCTCGGCAGCTCAAACACGATATGGAGGCAATGCAGAGCCCATGGAGAGGAAGTGGGGGAAATATCCCTGCTGATCCTTGTTTTTCTATGTAGGAATTTGAGTTTGAAGACAGCGACACGCTGTGTGAGTGCCTGAAGGGCCTGGCCACCGACGGGAACAAGCACCGTGCCAAGAACGACAGGAGGAAACAGCGCACCATATTCAGAGAGGTGCTACATTACATAGAGGTGAGGAACCACGATTCACCCTGAACATTAACCGGTGCAAGGTTCTAACGTGCTCGAGGGTTTTTAAATGACACCAGACCAGTCACTGTAACTGGAGACCGTTGGTCAGTCACTGAGAGAAATATGGAATGTTGATTTTGATTGACTTTTTTGCCCGATGTCGTGCAGACGAGGACTTCTCCGAGGAGAAGATCCGCTTTGGTGTGGAGGGCATCTACATCGACAGCTGGATGCGCAGGAGGGTCTACGACGCCTTCAAAGAGGTGCTGGAGTCTGGAGTGAGACACCATCTTCAGGTTTTGAAACAAACATCTAGGTCTATAACTGTGTTGGTAGGATATAGTTGATATCTATGCTATAAAGAGACTATCTCTGCAACCAGCATGTTCTAATCAAATCTTTCTGGAAGGTTTGTGATGCTTGCTTGCCTCTTAATTATCCGTTGGAAATGGCTAGTTTTTAAATGGTGTGCCTGGTCTTGTCTCTCTAGTATAACCCGCTGCTGAGGGACATATTGGCCTGGGACCCCCCCTGATACTGGACTCGTCTGTCAAATCCAGCAAGATCTCTCGTTTCGAGAAGGTGACCCCCATGGCCTATGACTGTCTCCAAACACACCCTCCCACCGGCACATAACCCCTCGTCATGAAACCACGACCACTGACAAATACCCACTTAACCTGTTCAACAACCATATGGTGCATTTCATGTGAGATCTCCACTGtctaattatactgaacaaaaatatcaacttagcatgcaacaatttcaaacattttactgagttacagttcatataaggaaaatcaatcaattaaaatcatttcattaggctctaatctatggatttcgcatgactgggcaggggtgcagccaagtgggtgggccttggagggcataggcccacccttTGGGGAGCCAGGcttagccaatcagaatgagttttttcccccacaaataactttattacagacagaaatactccttagcAGCCCCTCATTGACGATCCACTACATGAAGAcgccctgggctggcgtggttacacgtgctctgcagttgtgaggccggtcggacgtactgctaaattctctaaaacagtttgcgtcccacctagtcacagccagtggaatcgcgtggcgcgaaatacaaatacctcaaaaatgctataacttcaatttctcaaacatatgactattttacacacattttaaagacaagactctcgttaatctaaccacattggtcgatttcaaaaggctttacagcgaaagcaaaacattagattatgtcaggagagtaccctgccaaaaataatcacacagccattttcaaagcaagcatatatgtcacaaaaccaaaacacagctaaatgcagcactaacctttgatcttcattagatgacactcctaggacattatgttatacaatacattcatgttttgttcaatcaagttcatattttatatcaaaaaacagctttttacattagcatgtgatgttcagaactagcatacccatcgcaaacttccagtgaatttactaaattactcacgattaaagttcacaaaatacataattattttaagaattatagatacagaactcctttatgcaatcgcggtgtcagattttaaaatagcttttcggcgaaagcacattttgcaatatcctgagtacatagcccggccatcacggctagctaatttgacacccaccaagtttggccctcaccaaactcagatttactataagaaaaattg
The DNA window shown above is from Salmo trutta unplaced genomic scaffold, fSalTru1.1, whole genome shotgun sequence and carries:
- the LOC115186141 gene encoding interferon-related developmental regulator 2, with amino-acid sequence MDGGRNGVKGESGASDDELASDVLSHYSSASESASVVDEATGGAKTRLAALDSLGGAFSSKLLYDFLIERRLTVSDCLERSLRKGETPQHCVWVVERSRLQRPQCAAQLCVQLGGGDEGEEGFKILRPVLSAIMIDGCASVSARQSCARALGMCCYVSAAEDGEDLVKSMSHWRVYSPCRTPTARAPCPPPMPVPQGLHSAALHFWALLVTLCPASRLNVLLDLHLPKLQACLESSDVNYRIAVGETIALLVELGRDIDREFEFEDSDTLCECLKGLATDGNKHHEDFSEEKIRFGVEGIYIDSWMRRRVYDAFKEVLESGHLFNSAAFKARTKLRNKVRDKRADVM